One genomic region from Leptolyngbyaceae cyanobacterium JSC-12 encodes:
- a CDS encoding hypothetical protein (IMG reference gene:2510095092): MSRWDTDGQQPEDLEFDQELANVERSLQELKQRYIQVQQDLETQAQLQERQEIVKRQIKQHATPQLKAELTQIETQLEELEVNLESRLFTWGSLRESFWQIVRFGGLGIVIGWFLAFAVLQEPRPTSPPTNSSQSNSSQP, translated from the coding sequence ATGTCTCGCTGGGATACCGATGGACAGCAACCTGAAGATTTGGAGTTTGATCAGGAACTGGCAAATGTGGAGCGATCGCTACAAGAACTTAAGCAGCGATATATCCAAGTTCAGCAGGATTTAGAAACGCAAGCTCAACTCCAGGAACGACAGGAAATCGTGAAGCGCCAGATCAAACAACACGCCACGCCTCAATTAAAAGCAGAGCTAACACAGATTGAAACTCAACTTGAAGAACTGGAAGTGAATTTAGAAAGTCGTTTATTTACCTGGGGCAGTCTGAGAGAATCCTTCTGGCAAATCGTGCGGTTTGGCGGCTTAGGGATTGTTATCGGTTGGTTTCTGGCATTTGCCGTTTTGCAAGAACCCAGACCAACTTCGCCTCCAACCAATTCATCTCAATCAAACTCTTCTCAGCCATAG
- a CDS encoding hypothetical protein (IMG reference gene:2510095093): protein MLNAPIQSSNSALQQFTAEELAQALMQKLAITDKDWHRLKANRKARASEQTAAALVLLLKDQPEEAIARLQQATGWLDCSISAPPCETHGK, encoded by the coding sequence ATGCTTAACGCTCCCATTCAATCCTCAAATTCTGCTTTGCAGCAATTCACTGCAGAAGAACTTGCCCAGGCATTGATGCAAAAGTTAGCAATCACTGATAAAGACTGGCATCGCCTTAAAGCTAATCGTAAAGCCAGAGCCAGCGAACAAACGGCTGCCGCCCTTGTGCTCTTGCTTAAAGATCAGCCTGAAGAAGCGATCGCCCGCTTGCAACAAGCCACTGGCTGGCTTGATTGTTCCATCTCCGCACCTCCCTGTGAAACCCATGGGAAGTAG
- a CDS encoding hypothetical protein (IMG reference gene:2510095094): MQGIQQVSTIQPFYKHQSKGRKPTSKELDLLLLAGCSCLLTVLYHPVAHALQSYTAHTSSSAIASQSGQSTNSMNAFHLLPASRDEVKEEEES, encoded by the coding sequence ATGCAGGGTATACAGCAAGTGTCAACAATTCAGCCCTTTTATAAGCATCAATCAAAGGGACGAAAACCCACCAGCAAGGAGTTAGACCTGTTGTTGCTGGCAGGATGTTCTTGCTTGTTGACAGTGTTGTATCATCCTGTTGCCCATGCCCTGCAATCCTACACTGCACATACCTCCAGTAGCGCGATCGCTTCTCAATCTGGTCAGTCAACTAATTCGATGAATGCTTTTCATCTGCTTCCTGCTTCCAGGGATGAAGTGAAAGAGGAAGAGGAGAGTTAG
- a CDS encoding dihydroxyacid dehydratase (IMG reference gene:2510095095~PFAM: Dehydratase family~TIGRFAM: dihydroxy-acid dehydratase), with amino-acid sequence MSENWRSKVVTEGVQRSPNRAMLRAVGFSDDDFKKPIVGVASAYSTITPCNMGIASLAAKAEDGIRQGGGMPQIFGTITVSDGISMGTEGMKYSLVSRDVIADSIETACNAQSMDGVLAIGGCDKNMPGAMIAMARMNIPAIFVYGGTIKPGHLEGEDLTVVSSFEAVGQYSAGKIDEVRLMAVERNACPGAGSCGGMYTANTMSSAFEAMGMSLLYSSTMAAEDEEKADNTLLAGKVLVEAIRNNLRPRDIITRKSIENAISVIMAVGGSTNAVLHFLAIAHSAGVPLTLDDFETIRERVPVLCDLKPSGRYVATDLHKAGGIPQVMKMLLNHGLIHDDCITITGETIAERLRDIPDEPRPDQDVIRPWNNPMYTSGHLAILKGNLATEGSVAKITGVKNPKITGPARVFDSEEACLDAILAGKIQSGDVVVIRYEGPKGGPGMREMLAPTSAIIGAGLGDSVGLITDGRFSGGTYGMVVGHVAPEAYVGGTIALVEEGDLITIDAHARLLQLNVTAEELEKRRAAWTPRPPRYTTGVLAKYASLVSTSSLGAVTDLNLKL; translated from the coding sequence ATGTCTGAGAATTGGAGAAGTAAGGTTGTAACAGAAGGGGTGCAGCGGTCACCCAACCGCGCCATGCTGCGGGCAGTCGGCTTTAGTGACGACGATTTCAAGAAGCCGATTGTGGGAGTTGCCAGTGCCTACAGTACGATTACCCCCTGCAATATGGGGATTGCGTCCCTAGCAGCCAAAGCTGAAGATGGCATTCGGCAGGGTGGTGGAATGCCCCAGATTTTTGGCACTATTACCGTGAGCGATGGTATTTCTATGGGAACTGAGGGGATGAAATATTCCCTGGTATCGCGGGACGTAATTGCTGACTCGATTGAAACCGCCTGCAATGCCCAAAGTATGGATGGAGTGCTAGCAATTGGGGGCTGTGACAAAAATATGCCCGGAGCCATGATTGCCATGGCACGGATGAATATTCCAGCTATTTTTGTCTACGGTGGCACAATCAAGCCAGGACATTTAGAAGGGGAAGATCTCACGGTTGTCAGTTCTTTTGAAGCCGTAGGGCAATATAGCGCTGGCAAAATTGATGAAGTCCGCTTGATGGCTGTGGAACGCAATGCCTGTCCGGGGGCGGGGTCTTGCGGTGGCATGTATACGGCAAATACGATGTCCTCAGCGTTTGAAGCCATGGGCATGAGTCTGCTGTATTCCTCTACTATGGCGGCGGAGGATGAGGAAAAGGCTGATAATACCCTGTTAGCAGGCAAAGTGTTGGTAGAAGCCATTCGCAATAATCTGCGTCCACGAGATATTATTACGCGCAAGTCGATTGAAAATGCCATTTCGGTAATTATGGCAGTGGGTGGTTCTACCAACGCAGTCCTGCACTTTTTGGCGATCGCCCATTCTGCTGGAGTGCCCCTCACGCTGGATGACTTTGAAACCATTCGCGAGCGAGTGCCCGTGTTGTGCGACCTCAAACCCTCCGGACGCTACGTGGCAACCGATTTACACAAAGCAGGCGGCATTCCCCAAGTCATGAAAATGTTGCTGAATCACGGCTTAATCCACGATGACTGCATTACCATTACTGGAGAAACCATTGCTGAACGGCTGAGAGATATTCCTGATGAGCCACGCCCCGACCAGGACGTGATTCGTCCCTGGAATAACCCTATGTATACCAGTGGACACCTGGCAATCCTCAAAGGTAATCTGGCAACTGAAGGTTCCGTTGCCAAAATTACCGGGGTTAAAAATCCTAAAATCACTGGACCTGCTCGTGTGTTTGACTCAGAAGAAGCCTGTCTGGATGCAATTCTGGCGGGAAAAATTCAGTCCGGTGATGTAGTTGTAATTCGCTATGAAGGACCCAAAGGTGGTCCTGGAATGCGAGAAATGCTGGCTCCTACTTCTGCCATTATTGGCGCAGGCTTGGGGGATTCCGTCGGCTTGATTACGGACGGACGCTTTTCTGGGGGCACCTACGGTATGGTGGTAGGGCATGTGGCACCGGAGGCATATGTGGGAGGAACAATCGCCCTGGTTGAAGAAGGCGACTTGATCACAATAGATGCCCATGCTCGCCTGCTGCAACTGAACGTAACAGCGGAAGAACTGGAAAAGCGCCGCGCAGCCTGGACACCCCGCCCACCCCGCTACACAACGGGGGTATTGGCGAAATACGCTAGCTTAGTCTCCACTAGCAGCCTTGGTGCTGTCACTGATTTGAACCTGAAACTGTAA
- a CDS encoding ABC-type dipeptide transport system, periplasmic component (IMG reference gene:2510095096~PFAM: Bacterial extracellular solute-binding proteins, family 5 Middle): protein MRFHGLRRSHLFFVSFFAVVAIALTNCATNQTQTPTAGSTASSPAPAGALVFGLGGQPVNLEPGNITDGNSIYVQQQIYNRLMEFKPGTPDLEPALATEWSSSPDGKTWTFKLRQGVKFHDGTDFNAEAVKFNVERWWDKNHPNGDRNAGKNYEIWQQIFGGFKDEPASVLQSVRIVDPYTIQFGLKQPFAAFPNAIASGFFGIASPTAIKKAGASYGTPGSLAVGTGAYVFKEWRTGDRVVLEKNPNYWETGLPKTNQLVIRFIQDPAARLAQVRAGQVDFTVDLAPDQKKELDSDANLQAVARPSFNVGYLALNPAYKPLADVRVRQAIAYAINRPEIVKAFWGELGQHNPHFLPDAISWANSTNLQPYPFDPQKARQLLAEAGYGNGFDLELMYMPVSRPYFPTPKPIAEAFAADLSAIGIRVKLNTKDWAAYLADRRKPPGYQAFMLGWTGDYGDPDSFYYPHYGPGSTDDIGNWKNERVFQLLNQGRATQDQASRAKLYAEIDEILYQEVLRLPIVHSQPLLAQRKTITGWQTSPLGSEPFKVISKQ, encoded by the coding sequence ATGCGGTTTCACGGGCTAAGGCGATCGCACCTGTTTTTTGTTTCTTTTTTCGCTGTCGTGGCGATCGCGCTAACCAATTGTGCCACGAATCAAACGCAAACTCCGACGGCAGGAAGCACTGCTTCATCGCCTGCCCCAGCGGGAGCGTTGGTCTTCGGGTTGGGTGGACAACCTGTAAACCTGGAACCAGGCAACATTACCGATGGCAATTCGATTTATGTGCAACAGCAGATCTATAACCGCTTGATGGAATTTAAGCCAGGGACTCCTGATCTGGAGCCTGCCCTGGCAACTGAGTGGTCATCTTCACCCGATGGCAAAACCTGGACATTCAAGTTGAGGCAAGGGGTAAAGTTTCACGATGGCACCGACTTTAACGCGGAAGCTGTGAAGTTTAACGTGGAGCGCTGGTGGGATAAGAATCATCCCAATGGTGATCGCAATGCGGGTAAGAACTATGAAATTTGGCAACAGATTTTTGGCGGCTTTAAAGATGAGCCAGCATCTGTGTTGCAGTCCGTCAGGATAGTTGATCCCTACACGATTCAGTTTGGGCTAAAACAACCCTTCGCTGCTTTCCCCAACGCGATCGCATCAGGATTCTTTGGCATCGCCAGCCCCACTGCAATCAAAAAAGCAGGTGCCAGTTACGGCACCCCCGGATCGCTAGCAGTAGGCACCGGAGCTTATGTGTTCAAGGAATGGCGGACAGGCGATCGCGTGGTGCTCGAAAAAAATCCCAACTATTGGGAAACAGGTTTACCCAAAACCAATCAACTGGTAATTCGCTTTATTCAAGATCCGGCGGCACGATTGGCGCAAGTTCGAGCGGGGCAGGTGGATTTCACCGTTGATTTGGCACCGGACCAGAAAAAGGAATTGGACAGTGATGCCAATTTGCAAGCCGTGGCGCGTCCCTCGTTCAATGTGGGCTATCTAGCGCTAAATCCTGCGTACAAACCACTGGCAGATGTGCGGGTGCGACAGGCGATCGCCTACGCTATCAACCGTCCCGAAATTGTCAAAGCCTTTTGGGGTGAGTTGGGGCAACACAACCCCCACTTTTTGCCAGATGCGATCAGTTGGGCAAACTCAACCAATTTACAACCCTATCCCTTTGATCCCCAAAAAGCCAGGCAGTTATTGGCAGAAGCAGGATATGGCAATGGATTTGATTTAGAACTAATGTACATGCCCGTGTCTCGCCCTTATTTTCCTACACCAAAACCGATCGCCGAAGCCTTCGCGGCTGATTTGAGTGCCATTGGTATTCGGGTGAAGCTGAACACTAAAGATTGGGCTGCCTACCTTGCTGATCGCCGCAAGCCCCCTGGCTATCAAGCCTTCATGCTGGGCTGGACAGGTGATTATGGCGACCCCGACAGCTTCTACTATCCTCACTACGGGCCTGGCTCCACCGATGATATTGGCAACTGGAAAAATGAGCGCGTGTTTCAACTATTAAACCAGGGACGAGCAACCCAAGACCAAGCAAGCCGTGCCAAGCTGTATGCCGAGATCGATGAAATTCTTTACCAGGAAGTGCTACGGTTACCGATTGTGCATTCTCAACCGTTGCTAGCCCAACGAAAAACGATCACAGGCTGGCAAACCAGCCCCCTTGGCTCAGAGCCATTCAAAGTCATCAGCAAGCAGTAG
- a CDS encoding sulfate adenylyltransferase (IMG reference gene:2510095097~PFAM: ATP-sulfurylase~TIGRFAM: ATP sulphurylase): protein MSLLQDSIAPHGGQLINRIATPDQKQEFLDKADYLPIVQLDERAVSDLELIAIGGFSPLTGFMEQADYNSVVNEMHLSNGLPWSIPITLPVNEELAEPLKEGTLVRLDDAKGRFIGVLQLTQKYQYDKIHEALHVYRTNEEKHPGVAVVYRQGSVYLAGPVWLLQRDAHPKFPTYQIDPAESRALFREKSWKTVVGFQTRNPIHRAHEYIIKCALEIVDGLFLHPLVGATKEDDIPADVRMTCYEIMLRHYFPQDRVILAINPAAMRYAGPREAIFHALVRKNYGCTHFIVGRDHAGVGDYYGTYDAQYIFDEFKPEALGITPLKFEHAFYCLRTKQMATTKTSPSSLEERVHLSGTKVREMLRRGELPPPEFSRPEVAAELARAMKVFTENQYEI from the coding sequence ATGAGTCTCCTTCAAGACAGCATTGCTCCGCACGGTGGGCAGTTGATTAATCGCATCGCCACTCCTGATCAAAAACAAGAGTTTTTGGACAAAGCGGATTACTTGCCGATTGTGCAACTAGATGAGCGGGCTGTTTCGGATTTGGAACTGATTGCGATCGGCGGATTCAGTCCGTTGACGGGTTTCATGGAGCAAGCAGACTACAACTCTGTTGTGAACGAGATGCATTTGAGCAATGGTTTACCCTGGTCAATTCCCATCACTCTGCCCGTCAATGAAGAGCTTGCCGAACCACTCAAAGAAGGCACTTTAGTTCGGTTAGACGATGCAAAAGGTCGCTTTATAGGAGTACTGCAGCTAACTCAGAAATATCAGTATGACAAGATTCACGAGGCGCTGCACGTCTATCGCACTAATGAGGAAAAACATCCTGGAGTTGCGGTCGTTTATCGGCAAGGATCGGTTTATCTTGCCGGTCCAGTTTGGCTCTTGCAACGGGATGCCCACCCGAAATTTCCCACCTACCAGATTGATCCGGCTGAATCACGGGCATTGTTCCGTGAGAAGAGTTGGAAAACGGTAGTTGGTTTCCAAACGCGCAACCCTATTCACCGTGCCCACGAGTACATCATTAAGTGTGCGCTAGAAATTGTCGATGGATTATTTCTGCATCCTTTAGTTGGTGCAACAAAGGAAGATGACATTCCGGCGGATGTGCGAATGACCTGCTATGAGATCATGCTGCGTCACTACTTCCCACAGGATCGGGTGATTCTGGCGATTAATCCGGCTGCTATGCGCTATGCCGGACCGCGAGAAGCTATCTTCCATGCCTTAGTGCGGAAAAACTATGGCTGTACCCACTTCATCGTCGGGCGTGACCACGCGGGCGTGGGCGACTATTACGGCACTTATGATGCACAGTACATTTTTGATGAGTTTAAGCCAGAGGCATTGGGGATCACGCCGTTGAAGTTTGAACACGCCTTTTACTGCCTGCGAACCAAGCAGATGGCAACAACCAAGACCAGTCCTAGTAGTCTGGAAGAGCGCGTTCATCTGTCGGGAACGAAGGTGCGCGAAATGCTGCGTCGGGGAGAGTTGCCGCCGCCAGAGTTTTCTCGCCCAGAAGTAGCTGCCGAACTGGCACGGGCAATGAAAGTGTTTACAGAAAATCAGTACGAGATTTGA
- a CDS encoding hypothetical protein (IMG reference gene:2510095098) — protein MKDNKRVWATVEIVGSISGGDYWNDWRGHLHLDDGDRAILLQSGKQPHRLQSPLIQKQAELKCYTEKFPQRSKA, from the coding sequence ATGAAGGACAACAAACGAGTATGGGCAACCGTCGAAATTGTAGGCTCGATTAGCGGCGGCGACTACTGGAACGATTGGCGCGGGCATCTTCATCTCGACGACGGCGATCGCGCCATTCTGCTGCAGTCAGGTAAGCAACCCCACCGCTTACAATCACCATTAATCCAAAAGCAAGCAGAATTAAAATGCTATACGGAGAAATTTCCACAGCGCTCTAAAGCATGA
- a CDS encoding PetN protein (IMG reference gene:2510095099~PFAM: PetN~manually curated), whose protein sequence is MDILSLGWVGLLVVFTFSISLVVWARNGF, encoded by the coding sequence ATGGATATTTTGAGCTTGGGCTGGGTTGGCTTACTGGTTGTTTTTACTTTTTCCATTTCATTGGTCGTTTGGGCACGCAACGGCTTCTAA
- a CDS encoding aspartate kinase (IMG reference gene:2510095101~PFAM: ACT domain; Amino acid kinase family~TIGRFAM: aspartate kinase, monofunctional class; aspartate kinase) codes for MALVVQKYGGTSVGTVERIQAVAQRVKRTVDAGNSVVVVVSAMGKTTDGLVKLASEISTNPSRREMDMLLSTGEQVSIALLSMALQELAQPAISLTGAQVGIVTEAEHSRARILRIETDRLNRHLQEGKVVVVAGFQGISSTHDLEITTLGRGGSDTSAVALAAALRADYCEIYTDVPGILTTDPRIVPDARLMAEITSDEMLELASLGAKVLHPRAVEIARNFGVPLVVRSSWSEEPGTWVISATPKPRSLEGLELSRAVDAVEFDTDQAKVSLLRVPDQPGVAARLFGEIATQDLNVDLIIQSIHEGNTNDIAFTVIKDSLKQAEAVANAIIPALCGGIATSGAEVMVEQKIAKVSISGAGMIGRPGVAAQMFSTLAAAGINIQMISTSEVKVSCVVDAADCDKAIAALCEAFELKSSPVGQSGGRIQEADQKSETRRQEAKEINQGIGYRTSGIDSPQPSTSLLSPLPPVRGVALDLKQARLAIRHIPDKPGMAARVFQLLASRNISVDMIIQSQRCRVVNGITTRDIAFTVAQMDAEAARQTLQQAVPELGCGEIVVDPAIAKVSIVGAGMVNQPGVAARMFAALAQEKINIQMIATSEIKISCVVAEEDGARALQIIHTAFELSGNEKIQVPA; via the coding sequence ATGGCATTAGTTGTTCAGAAGTATGGGGGAACCTCCGTTGGTACAGTTGAGCGCATCCAGGCGGTTGCTCAACGGGTCAAACGCACGGTTGATGCAGGTAATTCGGTGGTAGTAGTGGTCTCAGCAATGGGTAAGACCACTGATGGCTTGGTGAAGTTAGCCAGCGAGATCTCAACCAATCCCAGCCGCCGTGAGATGGATATGCTGCTCTCAACGGGTGAACAAGTTTCTATTGCACTATTAAGCATGGCACTGCAAGAACTGGCACAGCCCGCCATTTCCCTGACCGGAGCGCAAGTTGGGATTGTGACGGAAGCTGAACATAGTCGTGCTCGGATCTTACGCATTGAAACTGATCGCCTGAATCGACACTTGCAGGAAGGCAAAGTGGTGGTGGTTGCTGGTTTTCAGGGCATCAGCAGCACCCATGATCTGGAAATTACGACACTGGGACGGGGTGGCTCCGATACTTCAGCCGTGGCGCTTGCGGCGGCACTCCGGGCAGATTATTGCGAGATTTACACGGATGTTCCTGGCATTCTTACAACTGACCCTCGAATTGTACCGGATGCCCGGTTGATGGCTGAAATTACCTCTGATGAAATGCTGGAGTTGGCTAGTCTGGGGGCAAAGGTGCTGCATCCCCGTGCCGTGGAGATTGCCCGAAACTTCGGTGTCCCCCTGGTGGTTCGCTCTAGTTGGTCGGAGGAGCCAGGTACCTGGGTAATTTCGGCAACGCCAAAGCCGCGATCGCTGGAAGGCTTGGAACTCAGTCGGGCAGTAGATGCCGTTGAATTTGATACTGATCAGGCAAAGGTGTCCTTGTTGCGCGTACCAGACCAACCCGGTGTTGCTGCACGTTTATTTGGTGAAATTGCCACTCAAGATTTGAATGTGGATCTGATTATTCAATCCATTCATGAAGGCAACACGAATGACATCGCTTTTACAGTCATTAAAGACTCATTGAAGCAGGCTGAAGCAGTTGCAAATGCAATCATCCCAGCGTTATGCGGCGGCATCGCAACCAGCGGTGCTGAAGTGATGGTTGAGCAGAAAATTGCTAAAGTCTCGATCTCGGGTGCTGGAATGATTGGTCGTCCGGGAGTGGCTGCCCAGATGTTTTCGACTCTTGCAGCGGCAGGCATTAACATTCAAATGATTTCCACCTCTGAAGTGAAAGTCAGTTGTGTGGTAGATGCAGCAGATTGTGATAAAGCGATCGCAGCATTGTGTGAAGCGTTTGAATTAAAGAGTTCTCCAGTTGGGCAATCAGGAGGCAGAATTCAGGAGGCAGATCAGAAGTCAGAAACCCGGAGGCAGGAGGCAAAAGAGATCAATCAGGGTATTGGGTATCGGACATCGGGGATAGATTCACCCCAACCCTCAACCTCTCTCCTGTCCCCTCTCCCTCCCGTTCGTGGCGTTGCCCTGGATTTGAAGCAAGCTCGTCTGGCAATTCGGCACATTCCTGATAAACCAGGGATGGCGGCGAGGGTGTTTCAGCTTTTAGCATCCCGGAATATTAGCGTAGATATGATCATTCAGTCGCAGCGTTGCCGGGTGGTGAATGGTATAACCACACGAGATATTGCATTCACTGTGGCGCAGATGGATGCAGAAGCAGCTCGTCAGACATTACAACAAGCAGTTCCAGAACTGGGTTGTGGCGAAATCGTGGTTGATCCGGCGATCGCAAAAGTCAGTATTGTCGGTGCCGGAATGGTGAATCAGCCAGGGGTCGCTGCTCGTATGTTTGCAGCACTGGCTCAGGAAAAAATTAACATTCAAATGATTGCAACCTCAGAAATTAAAATCAGTTGCGTAGTGGCTGAAGAAGACGGAGCGCGGGCACTTCAGATAATTCATACTGCCTTTGAGCTATCTGGTAACGAAAAGATTCAAGTCCCTGCTTAA
- a CDS encoding hypothetical protein (IMG reference gene:2510095102) → MFNNESNANDQSGAQDKLPSLAKLWGKRYVQSLISYSHLLSNRDRNRFSEVSSLDGRAQTAKKLSDSLKFASAQAWSKTESLLSAEVQRHGINPRLIDPWHIARNSHQLFEKVLEVYHQGHAPQSLATVIGPACGRVRAEIAANDPRILGFMSMQIHYTGQKLLESLSQAERVLIEDYFKVLDDHLYMPLQRAYEAAASHSAQSQSLVAVQALLPQSSSIAQDICQYVIQKFGSYASLSGVLADETVLISSIRDAEMFQIYLCVCTLENSLAAFQEELFPLCLMLYPPLKVEWWLVRSLVEQLAEQLRLRLSTQPQHINCFRPYLSAMQELFSAEVIGA, encoded by the coding sequence ATGTTCAATAACGAGTCGAATGCGAACGATCAGTCTGGTGCTCAAGATAAACTTCCATCTTTAGCCAAACTTTGGGGAAAGCGCTACGTTCAAAGCTTAATCAGTTACTCTCATTTATTGAGCAATCGCGATCGCAATCGCTTTAGTGAAGTATCCTCACTGGATGGTCGTGCCCAAACTGCCAAAAAGCTCTCCGACTCGCTTAAATTTGCTAGTGCTCAAGCCTGGAGCAAAACAGAATCATTGTTGAGTGCAGAAGTACAGCGCCACGGCATTAATCCCCGATTGATCGACCCGTGGCATATTGCCCGTAACTCCCATCAATTATTTGAAAAAGTTCTAGAGGTTTATCATCAGGGGCATGCTCCTCAAAGTTTAGCAACTGTCATTGGTCCAGCCTGCGGTCGGGTGCGTGCTGAAATTGCAGCAAATGATCCCCGAATTTTGGGATTTATGAGTATGCAAATTCACTACACCGGGCAAAAATTATTAGAATCCCTCTCTCAGGCAGAACGGGTTTTAATCGAAGACTACTTTAAGGTGCTGGATGATCATCTTTACATGCCCTTACAGCGAGCTTATGAAGCAGCAGCATCCCATAGTGCTCAGTCCCAATCTCTTGTTGCAGTACAAGCACTCTTGCCACAAAGTAGCAGCATTGCCCAAGATATTTGCCAGTATGTAATTCAAAAATTTGGTAGCTATGCTTCTCTTAGTGGTGTATTGGCAGATGAAACCGTATTGATATCGAGCATTCGAGATGCTGAAATGTTTCAGATTTATTTATGTGTTTGCACGTTAGAGAATAGTTTAGCCGCCTTTCAGGAAGAACTTTTTCCCTTGTGTTTGATGCTCTATCCACCGCTGAAAGTTGAATGGTGGCTGGTGCGATCGCTAGTAGAGCAGTTAGCCGAGCAACTCAGACTACGATTAAGCACTCAACCTCAACACATAAACTGTTTCCGTCCCTATCTTTCAGCCATGCAAGAGTTATTCTCAGCCGAAGTTATTGGTGCTTAG
- a CDS encoding precorrin-6A reductase (IMG reference gene:2510095104~PFAM: Precorrin-6x reductase CbiJ/CobK~TIGRFAM: precorrin-6x reductase) — translation MTNRKRVLILGGTGDATALAARIAKIPGVEVITSLAGRTRQPVMPSENTRIGGFGGVAGLIEYLRKQQIDGLIDATHPFAAQISFNAADAATKIGIPHLMLIRPAWKRTAGDRWIEVDSYAAAATVLPGLAQRIFLTIGRQELAAFAHLQDLWFLMRMIDPPLLNAAVPPGKLLLEQGPFSLDEERSLLQRYEIGAIVSKNSGGDATYAKIIAARELGIPVVMIQRPPIPPGDMVADIESALVWLKKRLLQLDE, via the coding sequence ATGACCAATCGCAAGCGCGTGCTAATCCTGGGTGGAACTGGGGATGCAACAGCACTAGCGGCTCGCATTGCCAAAATTCCTGGAGTGGAAGTCATCACGTCGCTGGCAGGTCGCACTCGTCAGCCTGTTATGCCGTCTGAAAATACCCGGATTGGTGGGTTTGGTGGCGTGGCAGGACTCATAGAGTATTTACGCAAACAACAGATTGATGGGCTGATTGATGCCACTCATCCATTTGCGGCTCAAATTTCGTTCAATGCGGCTGATGCTGCTACAAAGATAGGCATTCCTCACTTAATGCTGATTCGTCCAGCATGGAAACGCACAGCGGGCGATCGCTGGATTGAAGTGGACAGCTATGCAGCAGCGGCAACGGTATTACCAGGACTTGCCCAGCGCATTTTTCTGACGATTGGACGGCAAGAACTGGCTGCCTTTGCTCACCTGCAAGATCTCTGGTTCCTGATGCGAATGATTGATCCACCCCTGCTGAATGCGGCTGTCCCCCCCGGAAAGCTCCTCCTGGAACAGGGACCGTTTTCATTGGATGAGGAGCGATCGCTGTTGCAACGGTACGAGATTGGGGCGATCGTCAGCAAAAATAGCGGCGGGGATGCCACCTATGCCAAAATCATTGCCGCACGAGAGCTAGGAATTCCAGTTGTGATGATACAACGTCCACCCATTCCACCAGGAGATATGGTTGCAGATATAGAGAGTGCCCTAGTATGGCTTAAAAAAAGATTGTTGCAACTAGACGAATAA